A single region of the Salvelinus sp. IW2-2015 unplaced genomic scaffold, ASM291031v2 Un_scaffold3831, whole genome shotgun sequence genome encodes:
- the LOC139026074 gene encoding mucin-2-like, which translates to MGTLQSGSSDSSDTAANTLQPTHCNQHTTANTLQPTHQSQHTRANTPEPTHCSQHTAANTPEPTHQSQHTKQATHQSQHTRANTPEPTHRSQHHQSQHTTANTLQPTHCSQHTAANTVHPTHCNQHTAANTPEPTQCSQHTTANTLQPTHCSQHTAANTPEPTQCSQHTATNTLQPTHCNQHTAANTLQPTHCSQHTAANTRSQQTAANTPEPTHCNQHTAANTLQPTHRSQHTAANTPQPTHCNQHTRANTLQPTHCNQHTATNTLQPTHQSQHNAANTLQPTHYKPTHYSQHTAANTLQPTHQSQHTAANTLQPTHQSQHIAANTLQPTHCNQHTAANTLQPTHCSQHTAANTPQPTHRSNTPQPTDRSQHTRANTLQPTHCSQHTAANTPQPRHRSQDTAAKTPQPTTAAKTPQPRHRSQDTAAKTPQPRHRSQDTAANTPQPTHRSQHTAANTPQPTHCNQHTATNTPEPTH; encoded by the exons atgg GAACCCTCCAATCAGGATCATCTGATTCCTCTGACACTGCAGCCAACACACTGCAGCCAACACACTGCAACCAACACACTACAGCCAACACACTACAGCCAACACACCAGAGCCAACACACCAGAGCCAACACACCAGAGCCAACACACTGCAGCCAACACACTGCAGCCAACACACCAGAGCCAACACACCAGAGCCAACACACCAAACAAGCCACACACCAGAGCCAACACACCAGAGCCAACACACCAGAGCCAACACACCGCAGCCAACACCACCAGAGCCAACACACTACAGCCAACACACTGCAGCCAACACACTGCAGCCAACACACTGCAGCCAACACAGTGCATCCAACACACTGCAACCAACACACTGCAGCCAACACACCAGAGCCAACACAATGCAGCCAACACACTACAGCCAACACACTGCAGCCAACACACTGCAGCCAACACACTGCAGCCAACACACCAGAGCCAACACAATGCAGCCAACACACTGCAACCAACACACTGCAGCCAACACACTGCAACCAACACACTGCAGCCAACACACTGCAGCCAACACACTGCAGCCAACACACCGCAGCCAACACACGCAGCCAACAGACCGCAGCCAACACACCAGAGCCAACACACTGCAACCAACACACTGCAGCCAACACACTGCAGCCAACACACCGCAGCCAACACACCGCAGCCAACACACCGCAACCAACACACTGCAACCAACACACCAGAGCCAACACACTGCAACCAACACACTGCAACCAACACACTGCAACCAACACACTGCAGCCAACACACCAGAGCCAACACAATGCAGCCAACACACTACAGCCAACACACTACAAGCCAACACACTACAGCCAACACACTGCAGCCAACACACTGCAGCCAACACACCAGAGCCAACACACTGCAGCCAACACACTGCAGCCAACACACCAGAGCCAACACATTGCAGCCAACACACTGCAGCCAACACACTGCAACCAACACACTGCAGCCAACACACTGCAGCCAACACACTGCAGCCAACACACTGCAGCCAACACACCGCAGCCTACACACCGCAGCAACACACCGCAGCCAACAGACCGCAGCCAACACACCAGAGCCAacacactacaaccaacacactGCAGCCAACACACTGCAGCCAACACACCGCAGCCAAGACACCGCAGCCAAGACACCGCAGCCAAGACACCGCAGCCAACCACCGCAGCCAAGACACCGCAGCCAAGACACCGCAGCCAAGACACCGCAGCCAAGACACCGCAGCCAAGACACCGCAGCCAAGACACCGCAGCCAACACACCGCAGCCAACACACCGCAGCCAACACACTGCAGCCAACACACCGCAGCCAACACACTGCAACCAACACACTGCAACCAACACACCAGAGCCAACACACTAA
- the LOC112076549 gene encoding neurexophilin-2-like, with amino-acid sequence VWCRKAKQQLQAAAETELIEWGEGDHEEEFSPSGAGASPRVLNPLRLFARGVPGAVGPSSLKHNPIRDMTYLENMEDFWDWLSNQTDVQASLARTKRRPIIKTGKFKKMFGWGDFHSNIKTVKLNLLITGKIVDHGNGTFSVYFRHNSTGLGNVSVSLVPPLVPPSKVVEFEMAQQSTLETKDSKAFNCRIEYEKTDRNKKTALCSFDSSKVCYQEQTQSHVSWLCSKPFKVICIYIAFYSVDYKLVQKVCPDYNYHSDTPYSSTG; translated from the exons GTGTGGTGCAGGAAAGCCAAACAGCAGCTCcaagcagcagcagagacagagctgATAGAGTGGGGGGAGGGGGACCATGAGGAGGAGTTCTCCCCCAGCGGAGCCGGGGCCAGTCCCAGAGTCCTCAACCCCCTGAGGCTATTCGCTAGGGGGGTCCCTGGAGCCGTCGGGCCATCCAGCCTTAAACACAACCCCATCAGGGACATGACATACCTAGAGAACATGGAGGACTTCTGGGATTGGTTATCCAACCAAACAGATGTTCAGGCCAGCCTGGCCAGAACCAAGCGACGACCCATCATCAAGACAGGCAAGTTTAAGAAGATGTTTGGTTGGGGAGACTTCCATTCCAACATTAAGACTGTCAAACTCAACCTGCTGATCACCGGGAAGATCGTGGACCACGGTAACGGAACGTTCAGCGTTTACTTCCGCCATAACTCCACTGGACTGGGGAACGTGTCGGTGAGTCTGGTGCCGCC TCTGGTGCCGCCGTCTAAAGTGGTGGAGTTTGAGATGGCTCAGCAGTCCACACTGGAGACAAAAGACTCTAAAGCTTTCAACTGTCGTATCGAGTATGAGAAGACGGACCGCAACAAGAAGACGGCTCTGTGCAGCTTCGACTCCTCCAAGGTGTGTTACCAGGAACAGACACAGAGCCACGTCTCCTGGCTCTGCTCCAAGCCCTTTAAAGTCATCTGCATCTACATCGCCTTCTACAGCGTGGACTACAAACTGGTGCAGAAGGTCTGCCCGGACTACAACTACCATAGTGACACTCCCTACTCCTCCACTGGCTGA